The DNA region GGCGCATGCCCGGCTGGGTCCGAGCCTTGCGCATCTCTTTGGGACCGATGAAACCGGAATGGATGTCTTTTCCCGCTGTATCTACGCAATCCGCATCGACGTGGTCATCGGCGTCTGCGGGACCTTCGTTTCGCTTTTGATCGGCATTCCCATCGGGCTATTGGCCGGTTACTATGAGGGGCTGGTCGGGGAAGTGATCCTGCGCCTTGCGGATCTTATCCAGGCGTTTCCGGCGTTCATCCTCGCAATGGCGCTGGTGGCGGTGCTTGGCAACAGCACCCAGAATATCCTGATGGTGGTAGCCTTTGTGAACGTCCCAATCTATACCCGCTTTGTGCGCGGCGAAGTATTGGCCATGAAAAGCCGCCCGTTTATCGAAGCGGCGCAGGCCGCCGGAATGTCGCCGCTTCGCATCATGTTCAAGGAACTTCTGCCGAACTCGCTGCGTCCGGCGCTGGTGCAGGCTTCGATCAACATCGGCGGCGCAATCCTCCTGACAGCGGGGCTCAGCTATATCGGCGCGGGCGTCAATGTGCCGACCCCTGAATGGGGCTCGATGATTTCGATCGGCGCGCCGCTGATCCTGACCGGACAGTGGTGGGCGGCTTTCTTCCCGGGCGTCTGCATCGGCGTAACGGTGTTCGGCTTCGCGCTGTTTGGGGATTTCCTGCGCATTTATCTGAACCCGGAGAGGAGATAGGAACATGCATAAAATTCTGGAAATCGAAGATCTGCGCGTGGGCTTTCATCTGACGCACGGCACTTCACATATTGTAAACGGGCTGAATATCTCTCTGGAGGAGGGGCATCTGATCGGGCTTGTGGGCGAATCCGGATCGGGAAAATCCGTTTCTGCGTCCGCCGCGCTCGGGTTTGTGCGCAAACCGGGATTCATCGAATCCGGCAGGGTGATCTTCGATGAGAAGGTCGATCTGCTCGCGCTTTCGGAACAGGAACTCCAGCAGTACCGCGGCAGCGCGGTGGGGCTCATTGCGGCGAACGCCCGCGGGCATCTGAATCCGCTGATGACGGTGGGCGAGCAGATTTCCAACGTCTACCGCGCGCACAACAAATGCACCAAAAAGGAGGCGTGGGACGCGACGCTCAAGATGCTCGAGGCGGTGGGGCTCACCGACATCGGGCAGCGCGCGAAATCCTATCCGCACGAACTGAGCGGCGGTATGGCGCAGCGCTGCATGATTGCGATGGCGCTTATCAACTCCCCGCGCGTGCTGATCGCGGACGACGCGACCAACGGGCTCGACGTGACCGTGCAGGCGCAGATCATGGACCTCATCATTACAATGCTGCGCGAACGCGACATGTCCGGTATCTTCATCACCCACGACCTGGGTGTTGTGGCCCAGTGCTGCAACGAGATTGCCATCATGTACTGCGGGCAGATTGTGGAATTCGCGCCGGTTGAACAGTTTTATAAAAACCCGGTGCATCCCTACAGCCGGCACCTGCTCTATTCGCTGCCGGAATACCGGAACGCGGCCCACAAGGAGAAGATGTGGGAGAACAACATGGACCCGATGAATCTGCCGGACGGCTGCCTTTTCCATCCGCGCTGCAAATTTGCCTGTGAAGGATGCAGGGTCGGGGATATCGGCATGGTTGAAGTGGAGCCGGGGCATTTTGTGAAATGCTGCAATATCGATGCGGCCTGCAAGACTGCGGCGGCGATTAAGGGAGGTACACACGATGGACAATCTTCTTGAAGTGAAAAATCTGACGAAATTGTTCCCGGTGGGCTATAAAAAGAACATCACGGCCGTCAATGATATCTCATTTGATATCCGTCCGGGCGAAACCTTTGGACTGATCGGTGAAAGCGGTTCCGGAAAATCCACGGTGGGGCGCTGCCTTCTGAACCTCATCAAGCCGACGAAGGGAAAACTGGTCTATAAAGGCGTGGACTATTCCAGGTTTACAAAAAACCAGAAGGCGCTCATCCGCAAGGAGATGCAGATGGTGTTTCAAGACCCGAACTATTCGCTGAACCCGCGCGTCACCGTATGGGATACGGTACAGAACACACTGAAGGTCAGCCGCGAATTTTCCCTGGAACAGCAGGAGCAGCTCACCAAGGAAGCGCTCGATATGGTGCACCTGCGGGAGGACAACTACGGCAAGTACGCCCATCAGCTCAGCGCCGGCCAGCAACAGCGCGTCGGTATTGCCCGCGCGATCGCGGCGCATCCGAACTTTGTGGTGCTCGACGAACCGACCTCCTCGCTGGACGTTTCAATCCGCGCGGAAATTAACGATCTTCTGCGCAGCCTGCAGGACGCAATGGGGGTTTCATACCTCTTCATCTCCCATGACCTGAGCACGATCCAGTATCTCTGCCACCGCGTGGCGGTCATGTATCTGGGCTCGATCATGGAATACGGCACGGTGGAGCAGCTCTTTAAAAATTTTGCGCATCCTTACAGCAAGGCGCTGCTCGCATCGGTCATGGTGCCGGACCCGGACGTGAAACGCAGCCGTTACCGGCTTACCGGCGAGATCCCCAGCGCGATCAACCTGCCGAAGGGCTGTGCGCTGGCTTCCCGCTGCGGAGAAGCGGAGAAACGGTGCTTTACCGAAAATCCAGCGATGGTGGAGATCGAGCCGGGCCATTTCGTCAAATGCCACCATGCGAAATCCTGCCATGACTGCGCCGGATGCGGTGCGGACGCAGCGAAATCAAATGAATAAGGAAGGATCCCAATGAGATTAAAAGGTAAAATTGCGGTGATCACAGGGGCGAGCGCCGGGAAAGGCATGAGCCGCGGCTTCCCAGAGGGTTTTGCCCGGGAAGGCGCCGACCTGGTGCTCAACTATTATGGGCATCCGGCCGCCGAAATGGAAGCTTTTCGGCAGGAGCTGGAACAAAACGGCGTCCGGGTGATCCTGGCGGAAGGGGATATTTCACAGGAGGAGACCGCAAAGGAGCTCATCGATACGGCGATCAGGGAATTTGGAAGGATTGACATTCTCCTAAACAACGCGGGCATCTCAAAGCCGAAACGCCTCACCGACATGAGCTTCACAGACTGGCAGCGGACAATTTCCGTGAATCTGAACAGCGTTTTTCTCACCTGCCGCTATGCTGTGCCGCATATGATTGAACGGAAATTCGGCCGTATCATCAACATTGCGTCACAGGTCGGACAGAAAGGCAGCGTCGAGCATTGTCATTATTCCGCCGCAAAGGCCGGGATGATCGGCTTCACCAAATCGCTCGCGCGGGAAGTGGGTGCGTACGGCATCACTGTGAACTGTGTGGCTCCCGGCCCGATTGTGACCCAGCTGATGGGCGAAGTGAGCGAGGAATGGATCAGGGGCAAGGCGGCGGAACTGGTTCTGCCGCGTTTCGGAGAGGTGGAAGAGGTAGTCCCGTCCGCGATTTTTCTGGCGTCGGAACCGGACGGAAACCTCTATACGGGCCAGACGCTTGGACCGAACCTTGGCGATGTGATGCTTTGAGCATCCGGATGGCGCAAATGAAAGATTGGAAGAGGTGTCTGGAATATGGAAATTAACAAAGCCCGCCTGTGGGACCGGCAGCAGCAGGTCGGTTCCATCGGAGCCGACCCGCAGGGGGGGATCAGCAGATTTGCCTGGACTCCGGAATATAAAGAGGCCTGCGAACTACTGATAAAATGGATGGAAGAGGCTGGGCTCGGCGTACGCGTCGACACCGTGGGGAATATCTATGGGCGTATGGAGGGAACGGAAGACCTTCCGGCGATCCTTTCCGGTTCGCATTTCGACACGGTCCCGAACGGTGGGAAATTTGACGGCCTCACGGGTATTATGACCGCGCTAGAAGCGCTGCAGACCATGCGGGACAACGGCTACAAACCACGCCGCCCGATTGAGATGGTCGCCTTTGTGAATGAGGAAGCAAGCCAGTTTTTGGGAGGTACCTTCGGCAGCAAGGCGATGTGCGGCGTATTGCCGCACGACTACCCCGATGTCACCAAGCACCGGTTCACCGGCGAGCCACTGCGGGACGCGATGCGTGAATTTGGCATGGGACTTGACCCGGACAATATCGAGGACAGCATCATTGACCCGAAAAATTATTGCTGCTTCATCGAAGTACATATCGAACAGGGCCGCTATCTGCTTGAACATGATCTGCCGCTCGCGGTCGTGACCGATATCGCCGGGATCAAGCAGTTCTATATCACGCTGAACGGCATCTCATGCCATGCTGGCGGCATGGCGATGGAGGACCGGCATGATACGCTTGCGGCGGCGGCCGCAGTCGCGTGCGAGGTGGAACGGCTGGCAAAGACCCTGAGTCCGAACACCCGCGGCACGGTCGGCTACATCCAGTCCGATCCGGCCGAACATAACATCATTGCGCGCCAGTCGGTCATCCCGGTCGATTACCGGGAGGCCGACGACGAAAAATGGCAGAAGTTCTATGACGATCTGATTGCTTTTGTGGAAAAGCAATGCAGCGAACGCGGGTTGACTTATTCGGTCACAACGACCATCGACGAACGGCCGTCTCACTGCCATCCGCGTCTGATGTCCGCTATCCATAAAGCAGCGGAGGGACACCGTATCCCGCACACTGAAATGATCAGCTTCCCATGCCATGACGCGGTCAACATCGAGCGGATTATGCCGATGGGGATGATCTTCCTACGCAGCTCGAACGAGGGACTCAGCCATTGCCCCGAGGAATATACGACGCCGGAGGACCTGGAAGCTGGCGCGAACACCCTTTTGGGAACGTTTATTGACCTTTGCGAAAACGATTGGGAATAAGGAGCGAAATAAAATGGAACTGAAAAGAATTACAACTGATAAGGCCCCGAATCCGGGCGGCTGGTACTCGCAGGCATTTGTCGTGGGAGATTTTGTCTTTACAGCGGGTGTTACCGCGAACGACCCAGTGACGCAGGAGATGGTCGGCCCAGGCGATATCGTCCTACAGACCCGGCAGGCGATCAAAAATCTGGAGCAGATCCTGATTGCCGCGGGCACCGATCTCAAGCATGTGGTGAAAACGCTGGTCTTTGTCAGTAATATTGATGATTTCGCGGTGTTCAACGAGGAATATAAAAAATTCTTCCCCGTGGACCCGCCCGCGCGCAGCACGATGCAGATTGGGAAATTCAATAACGGCATGGTCATCGAGATCGAAGCGGTGGCCGTCCTGCCAAACTGAATGGATCGAAAGGATAAAAGAATGAGGAACGGCGGTGCCGTTCCTCATTCTTGTTTGTCGGATATCTATCCAGATATGACAATGGGTCAGGACGCGTCGCCAAGACGGATAACGGTCAGAGCGATGTCGTCAAAGAGAAAGCCTGCCTGGCTGGCGACGACCTGCAACGTTGCGGCGCCGTCCACACGGAAAGGCACAGAGAAGGTCATGGTCGCTGCTTCGGTTGAGGCGGTGAAAGTGTGGTTTGCCGTAGCGCCCGCGACTGGAGCCCCATTGAGATAGAGCTGCGCCAGGAGTGTGGAGGGGATCGTTGTATTGGGTTCGGGCGAGGCGGTGCCATGGAATGAGGCCTGATAGATGCCGGGCTGATGGATCTGGATGTCAGGGCTGCCCGCCTGGTGGGTTATGGCATTCCCGGAGATGAGCGGCGTTTCGTTGAATGTCAGCGCAACGCCTGCGGAGGTTGACTGGTCGGTAGAGTCGACCGTGGCAAGCACGTCGGGCGTACCGCCGCCGCCTGGTTCGCCGCGCGGAATAACGAAGTCGAATATCGCGTCGTTTTCATTGCCGGAGTTGATTACCTGTGCATCAGTTCCAGGATCACCGGTGATTACTGTACCGACTCGGATAGTCGCCGCCATTCCGGTTTCTCCTGTCGGCCCAGTGGGTCCAGTGGGCCCGGTTGGCCCAGTCGGTCCGGTCGCGCCAGTCGCACCGGTTGTTCCTATTCCAGTCGCGCCGATCGCGCCAGTGGGTCCAGTGGGCCCAGTCGGTCCGGTCGCGCCAGTCGCACCGGTTGTTCCTATTCCAGTCGCGCCGGTAGCGCCGATCGCGCCAGTGGGTCCGGTGGGCCCAGTCGGTCCGGTCGCGCCAGTCGCACCGGTTGTTCCTATTCCAGTCGCGCCGGTAGCGCCGATCGCGCCAGTGGGTCCGGTGGGCCCAGTGGGCCCGGTTGGCCCAGTCGCACCGGTTGTTCCTATTCCAGTCGCGCCGGTAGCGCCGATCGCGCCAGTAGGCCCGGTGGGCCCAGTCGGTCCGGTCGCGCCAGTCGCACCGGTTGTTCCTATTCCAGTCGCGCCGGTAGCACCGGTAGCACCGGTTGGGCCGGTGGGACCAGTTGCTCCAGTAGGTCCAATTTCACCACGCGGAATCACGAAGTCGAGCAGATGGACTGGACCTCCGGTCGCGTCATGCACCTGTGCCGGTTCTCCGGGTTCACCGGTGGTGGTGCTGCGTATGACAATGGTGTCAGCTGTTCCATCTGAGCCGGCAGCGCCGGTAGCACCCGTGACCCCAGTAGCTCCTGTGGCTCCTCTCGGGCCAGCGGGTCCCGGAAATCCCATTGGCCCCTGCGGGCCGGTCACGCCAGTCGGCCCAGTGGGTCCGGTTGGACCTGGCACCGGGATTGGACAGGGAGGCGGACATGGCGGACAGGGAGGCGGACATGGCGGAC from Anaerotruncus rubiinfantis includes:
- a CDS encoding 3-oxoacyl-ACP reductase family protein, with amino-acid sequence MRLKGKIAVITGASAGKGMSRGFPEGFAREGADLVLNYYGHPAAEMEAFRQELEQNGVRVILAEGDISQEETAKELIDTAIREFGRIDILLNNAGISKPKRLTDMSFTDWQRTISVNLNSVFLTCRYAVPHMIERKFGRIINIASQVGQKGSVEHCHYSAAKAGMIGFTKSLAREVGAYGITVNCVAPGPIVTQLMGEVSEEWIRGKAAELVLPRFGEVEEVVPSAIFLASEPDGNLYTGQTLGPNLGDVML
- a CDS encoding ABC transporter permease, which produces MKKAINDFFVMLKKNKQGTIGLILMLVIILLGVLAPIVAPYDPEMTNAAHARLGPSLAHLFGTDETGMDVFSRCIYAIRIDVVIGVCGTFVSLLIGIPIGLLAGYYEGLVGEVILRLADLIQAFPAFILAMALVAVLGNSTQNILMVVAFVNVPIYTRFVRGEVLAMKSRPFIEAAQAAGMSPLRIMFKELLPNSLRPALVQASINIGGAILLTAGLSYIGAGVNVPTPEWGSMISIGAPLILTGQWWAAFFPGVCIGVTVFGFALFGDFLRIYLNPERR
- a CDS encoding M20 family metallo-hydrolase, whose translation is MEINKARLWDRQQQVGSIGADPQGGISRFAWTPEYKEACELLIKWMEEAGLGVRVDTVGNIYGRMEGTEDLPAILSGSHFDTVPNGGKFDGLTGIMTALEALQTMRDNGYKPRRPIEMVAFVNEEASQFLGGTFGSKAMCGVLPHDYPDVTKHRFTGEPLRDAMREFGMGLDPDNIEDSIIDPKNYCCFIEVHIEQGRYLLEHDLPLAVVTDIAGIKQFYITLNGISCHAGGMAMEDRHDTLAAAAAVACEVERLAKTLSPNTRGTVGYIQSDPAEHNIIARQSVIPVDYREADDEKWQKFYDDLIAFVEKQCSERGLTYSVTTTIDERPSHCHPRLMSAIHKAAEGHRIPHTEMISFPCHDAVNIERIMPMGMIFLRSSNEGLSHCPEEYTTPEDLEAGANTLLGTFIDLCENDWE
- a CDS encoding RidA family protein gives rise to the protein MELKRITTDKAPNPGGWYSQAFVVGDFVFTAGVTANDPVTQEMVGPGDIVLQTRQAIKNLEQILIAAGTDLKHVVKTLVFVSNIDDFAVFNEEYKKFFPVDPPARSTMQIGKFNNGMVIEIEAVAVLPN
- a CDS encoding ABC transporter ATP-binding protein, with the protein product MDNLLEVKNLTKLFPVGYKKNITAVNDISFDIRPGETFGLIGESGSGKSTVGRCLLNLIKPTKGKLVYKGVDYSRFTKNQKALIRKEMQMVFQDPNYSLNPRVTVWDTVQNTLKVSREFSLEQQEQLTKEALDMVHLREDNYGKYAHQLSAGQQQRVGIARAIAAHPNFVVLDEPTSSLDVSIRAEINDLLRSLQDAMGVSYLFISHDLSTIQYLCHRVAVMYLGSIMEYGTVEQLFKNFAHPYSKALLASVMVPDPDVKRSRYRLTGEIPSAINLPKGCALASRCGEAEKRCFTENPAMVEIEPGHFVKCHHAKSCHDCAGCGADAAKSNE
- a CDS encoding ABC transporter ATP-binding protein, whose amino-acid sequence is MHKILEIEDLRVGFHLTHGTSHIVNGLNISLEEGHLIGLVGESGSGKSVSASAALGFVRKPGFIESGRVIFDEKVDLLALSEQELQQYRGSAVGLIAANARGHLNPLMTVGEQISNVYRAHNKCTKKEAWDATLKMLEAVGLTDIGQRAKSYPHELSGGMAQRCMIAMALINSPRVLIADDATNGLDVTVQAQIMDLIITMLRERDMSGIFITHDLGVVAQCCNEIAIMYCGQIVEFAPVEQFYKNPVHPYSRHLLYSLPEYRNAAHKEKMWENNMDPMNLPDGCLFHPRCKFACEGCRVGDIGMVEVEPGHFVKCCNIDAACKTAAAIKGGTHDGQSS